A DNA window from bacterium contains the following coding sequences:
- a CDS encoding AraC family transcriptional regulator codes for MKNWEPFITVRAVQPVIAALETLGYKVDDLLKETRVSRSVLQDADGQVPHSAMMKLWDHACVVSGDDDLGIHLAEAAPIRSFEVHSYALLSSPTLRDAFRRACGYQRLIHEATNLTFEEGHIEGVLQHALPGGRPVPRHPAEFLATLWIRFGRLVTGNDWAPRLVCFAHETPKNTGEHTRVFRAPLRFSSGRTAMHVPNEILDTPNPRADENLLDLLDRYADGLLKKLPRQASLAERVRVWLSEQLSGGTPSVASAARALHMSARTLHRGLQNEGTSFRELLDQLRHELAVALLADQRCSVAEAGFLLGFAELSSFSRAFKRWTGKAPAEFRAEALVSSTRNTIHDGHE; via the coding sequence ATGAAAAATTGGGAACCGTTCATTACAGTTCGTGCCGTACAGCCAGTCATTGCTGCTCTCGAAACGCTTGGCTACAAAGTTGACGATCTTCTCAAGGAAACAAGAGTTTCACGCTCGGTGCTTCAGGATGCCGATGGACAGGTACCGCACAGTGCCATGATGAAATTATGGGATCACGCCTGCGTTGTCAGCGGCGATGACGATCTTGGCATTCACCTTGCCGAAGCAGCGCCTATCCGGTCGTTCGAAGTTCATTCGTATGCGCTACTCTCCAGTCCCACGCTGCGTGACGCCTTTCGCCGTGCCTGCGGCTACCAACGCCTGATTCACGAGGCCACTAACCTGACGTTCGAAGAAGGCCACATCGAAGGCGTACTGCAACATGCCTTGCCCGGCGGACGCCCAGTGCCGCGCCATCCCGCCGAGTTTCTTGCAACCTTGTGGATTCGGTTCGGACGCCTGGTCACCGGCAATGACTGGGCGCCACGCCTCGTCTGCTTTGCTCACGAGACGCCAAAGAACACCGGCGAACATACGCGTGTGTTTCGCGCACCGTTGCGGTTTTCAAGCGGGCGCACGGCAATGCACGTCCCCAACGAGATTCTGGACACGCCCAACCCGCGTGCAGACGAGAATTTGCTGGACCTACTCGACCGCTACGCTGACGGACTTCTCAAGAAACTCCCGCGACAAGCGAGCCTTGCCGAGCGGGTGCGCGTGTGGCTTAGCGAGCAACTCAGCGGCGGTACGCCATCGGTTGCCTCGGCGGCGCGGGCACTTCACATGAGTGCGCGAACTTTGCATCGCGGCCTGCAGAATGAAGGAACAAGCTTTCGGGAGCTTCTTGATCAACTGCGACACGAACTTGCGGTAGCTCTGCTGGCCGACCAACGTTGCAGCGTTGCCGAAGCCGGCTTCCTTCTTGGCTTTGCCGAGCTCAGCTCGTTTTCGAGGGCATTCAAGCGCTGGACAGGGAAAGCGCCTGCGGAGTTTCGGGCAGAAGCGCTTGTTTCTTCAACCCGTAATACAATCCACGATGGCCACGAATAA
- a CDS encoding sterol desaturase family protein has product MIDQWISQNANDLQVALFFTLFFLFSLAEVFEPKRPGPMHRKERWLTNLLMTALNITVMGLLPVTFFGMAVWADKQGYGLFNYFTLPVGVLVIGTLLARGFISFFTHYLMHRVPLFWRLHRVHHLDTEMDVSTTVRFHPFEFLAALLPGVPLVVAFGLSPWVLLLYEVFDAVVTLFSHANIRLPGSIERVLRYIIVTPDLHRVHHSSWQPETDSNFSAVFPIWDIVFGTFRTETRAPQESMELGLEAVRDKRANRLWWLLSSPFFGQLNSNTEESMSSHQDDGLRKGAQRWK; this is encoded by the coding sequence ATGATCGATCAATGGATTAGCCAAAACGCCAATGATCTTCAGGTGGCGTTGTTTTTCACATTGTTCTTTCTCTTCAGTCTGGCCGAGGTTTTTGAGCCAAAGCGTCCTGGACCCATGCATAGAAAAGAGCGCTGGCTCACCAACCTTCTCATGACAGCGCTCAACATAACCGTCATGGGGTTGCTGCCGGTCACATTTTTCGGAATGGCGGTTTGGGCTGACAAGCAAGGCTACGGGCTGTTCAATTACTTCACGCTGCCTGTTGGCGTACTGGTAATCGGTACTTTACTTGCCCGCGGCTTCATCTCATTCTTTACGCATTATTTGATGCACAGAGTGCCGCTGTTCTGGCGTTTGCATCGGGTGCATCATCTTGACACCGAAATGGACGTCTCGACAACCGTGCGGTTTCACCCCTTTGAGTTTCTGGCGGCTCTGCTCCCCGGCGTTCCGCTGGTGGTCGCATTTGGCCTGTCGCCATGGGTACTGCTGCTTTATGAAGTTTTTGATGCCGTCGTTACCTTGTTTTCTCATGCGAACATTCGATTGCCTGGTTCCATTGAACGTGTGCTGCGCTATATCATCGTCACGCCAGACCTGCACCGAGTCCACCACTCCTCATGGCAACCGGAAACGGATAGCAATTTCAGTGCTGTCTTTCCCATTTGGGATATCGTCTTCGGTACGTTCCGCACCGAAACCCGCGCGCCACAGGAAAGCATGGAATTGGGACTCGAAGCGGTACGCGACAAACGTGCAAATCGACTCTGGTGGTTACTTAGCTCTCCATTCTTTGGACAACTGAACTCGAACACTGAGGAATCTATGTCAAGTCATCAGGATGACGGGCTGCGGAAAGGAGCGCAACGATGGAAATGA
- a CDS encoding class I SAM-dependent methyltransferase, translating to MEMTRLEKRLVNREGKARVNIELLRQRLDSLDSDTIQNVLDLGCGVGYVSAYLSREYKMNVIGTDFDPDQIESARRLHGESELLHYLTQDASHLKFEQSSFDLVISQHVFHHIAAWKQVVREIATVLRDGGYLIWLDLALPGPVKSLLRPWRKIYGLYTLGEIRTEMQNCGLNQLFYEKLFRWLFVHHHLVLQKAK from the coding sequence ATGGAAATGACACGATTGGAAAAGCGTTTAGTGAATCGGGAAGGTAAGGCACGAGTTAATATCGAATTGCTCCGGCAACGTCTTGACAGCCTTGATTCCGACACAATCCAAAACGTTCTCGATCTCGGTTGTGGGGTCGGATATGTTTCAGCCTATCTTTCCAGGGAATACAAGATGAATGTCATTGGAACTGATTTCGATCCTGACCAAATTGAAAGCGCTCGACGCCTTCATGGTGAGAGCGAGTTGCTGCATTATCTAACTCAGGATGCATCACATCTCAAATTTGAGCAAAGCAGTTTTGATCTCGTGATTTCTCAACACGTCTTCCATCATATTGCAGCATGGAAACAGGTTGTCCGGGAGATAGCCACAGTGCTTCGAGATGGCGGATACCTGATCTGGCTTGACCTTGCCTTACCTGGACCCGTCAAGAGTCTTTTGCGGCCATGGCGCAAGATTTATGGGCTCTACACGCTCGGAGAAATTCGAACTGAAATGCAGAATTGTGGTTTGAATCAGTTGTTCTACGAGAAGCTTTTTCGCTGGCTATTCGTGCATCACCATTTGGTGCTGCAAAAGGCAAAATAA
- a CDS encoding phosphatidylserine decarboxylase family protein, translating to MKTFIHREGYRIVLLMTLTALVFTLASLKLESGGLGWSLSVGLWLFTALCVFFFRDPERRTPVSAAAIVSPADGRVIGIDEVDEDEFLHGRARRVSIFMSVWNVHVNRAPVTGMVKYWRYQRGRFRVASLPAASLENEQALIGIAAALGRVLVKQIAGILARRVVCSLREGQEVQQGERFGIIKFGSRLEVLLPLPAEISVSMQQKVRAGETIIAFLREG from the coding sequence ATGAAAACCTTCATACATCGTGAGGGATACAGGATCGTCCTGCTGATGACGCTTACGGCCCTCGTCTTTACCCTCGCTTCGTTGAAGCTGGAAAGTGGGGGGCTTGGTTGGAGTTTGAGTGTTGGGCTTTGGCTATTCACCGCGCTGTGCGTTTTCTTCTTTCGTGATCCCGAACGCCGAACGCCAGTCAGCGCCGCAGCGATTGTCTCTCCTGCCGACGGCAGAGTGATCGGCATTGACGAAGTTGATGAAGACGAGTTCCTGCACGGCCGGGCGCGGCGGGTGAGCATTTTCATGTCGGTGTGGAATGTTCACGTCAATCGCGCGCCGGTGACTGGCATGGTCAAATACTGGCGGTACCAGCGCGGCCGTTTTCGCGTGGCCTCGTTGCCCGCGGCCTCCTTGGAAAACGAGCAAGCCCTCATCGGCATTGCGGCGGCTTTGGGAAGAGTGCTGGTCAAGCAAATTGCCGGAATCCTCGCGCGGCGGGTGGTCTGCTCTCTACGCGAGGGGCAGGAAGTGCAGCAAGGAGAGCGATTTGGTATTATCAAATTCGGATCACGGCTGGAGGTTCTTCTGCCCTTGCCTGCGGAAATAAGCGTGAGCATGCAACAAAAAGTGCGCGCCGGAGAGACGATCATCGCTTTTTTGCGGGAGGGTTAG
- a CDS encoding NifB/NifX family molybdenum-iron cluster-binding protein produces MKIAVATEDGKTISAHFGRSPFFAIYEIADGKVINKEMRRNTFTGHFRGGGAHGEGHHDHSKGDEHAHQTVAEGLQDCLTVISHGMGRRAWEDLRRRGIEMIVTDETEVERALNLYLAGELKDRTEKLH; encoded by the coding sequence ATGAAGATTGCAGTAGCCACCGAAGATGGCAAGACAATCTCTGCGCATTTTGGGCGCAGCCCCTTTTTTGCCATTTACGAAATTGCAGACGGCAAAGTCATCAACAAAGAAATGCGCCGAAATACGTTCACCGGGCATTTTCGCGGCGGCGGAGCTCATGGAGAGGGACACCATGATCACAGCAAGGGAGACGAGCATGCCCACCAAACCGTAGCTGAGGGGCTGCAGGATTGCCTGACTGTGATTAGTCATGGCATGGGGCGCCGCGCTTGGGAAGATTTGCGGCGCCGGGGGATCGAAATGATCGTCACCGACGAAACCGAAGTGGAGCGGGCGCTCAACCTGTATCTGGCCGGTGAGCTGAAAGACCGAACCGAGAAGTTGCATTGA
- the def gene encoding peptide deformylase → MISERVKSVYRLRLYPDAVLRKKSLPLDDVNGAVRDLMAGMAEIMYRYNGIGLAAPQVGMLQRIIIADVGAGLLTLANPEILQKTGEGRLEEGCLSLPEIQVNIARSQSIFVRGLDPEGKEVQHELSDLMARVIQHEIDHLNGVLIIDYASATEKILLRRQLKELQKQEES, encoded by the coding sequence GTGATCAGCGAGAGAGTGAAGTCCGTGTACCGGCTCAGGCTCTATCCTGATGCAGTTCTGCGAAAAAAATCCCTGCCGCTTGATGACGTCAATGGCGCGGTGCGGGATTTGATGGCCGGCATGGCGGAAATCATGTACAGGTACAACGGCATCGGCCTGGCCGCGCCGCAGGTGGGCATGCTGCAACGCATCATCATCGCCGATGTCGGTGCAGGCTTGCTCACCCTGGCCAATCCGGAAATTCTGCAAAAAACGGGAGAAGGCCGGCTGGAAGAAGGCTGCCTGAGTTTGCCGGAGATTCAAGTGAATATCGCTCGCAGCCAATCGATTTTTGTGCGCGGCCTCGACCCTGAAGGGAAAGAAGTGCAACACGAGCTGAGCGACTTGATGGCCCGCGTCATCCAACACGAGATCGACCACCTCAACGGTGTGCTCATCATCGACTACGCCTCGGCAACTGAGAAAATCCTTCTGCGCAGACAGTTGAAAGAACTGCAGAAGCAGGAAGAATCATGA
- a CDS encoding class I SAM-dependent methyltransferase has translation MNRAPLTHERVFRDEEFAGSYARRHQKMAARFGHECAKRLSSRGFRTGRILDAGCGSGGTALVLAQRFPDSEIVGIDLSEPLLRLANRNAQAAKVERRTKFEMGDVEKIPYANHSFDAVLNINMVHIVEDPVQMLNEIERVLMPGGFLFIADLRRSALGFIEKEVGAALTLEEAKHLLSQSKLRAGKFSCNALWWRYET, from the coding sequence ATGAACAGAGCCCCCTTGACGCACGAAAGAGTATTTCGTGATGAAGAATTTGCCGGCAGCTACGCGCGGCGGCACCAAAAAATGGCTGCGCGGTTCGGTCACGAGTGCGCCAAAAGACTTTCTTCGCGCGGATTTCGAACCGGCAGGATTCTTGACGCCGGCTGCGGCTCTGGCGGAACGGCTCTGGTGCTGGCGCAGCGTTTTCCGGACAGCGAGATCGTTGGGATCGATTTGTCCGAGCCGCTGTTGCGTTTGGCAAATCGGAACGCGCAAGCGGCCAAAGTGGAACGGCGCACAAAATTTGAAATGGGCGACGTGGAAAAAATACCATACGCAAATCATTCTTTCGACGCCGTTCTGAACATCAACATGGTTCATATCGTCGAAGATCCTGTTCAAATGCTCAATGAGATCGAAAGAGTGCTCATGCCAGGTGGTTTTCTTTTCATTGCCGATTTGCGGCGCTCTGCACTGGGTTTCATCGAGAAAGAAGTTGGAGCGGCCTTGACATTGGAGGAAGCAAAGCATCTGCTCAGCCAGTCGAAGCTGAGAGCAGGGAAATTTTCTTGCAATGCGCTGTGGTGGAGGTACGAGACGTGA
- a CDS encoding T9SS type A sorting domain-containing protein has product MHGTRQGKFTWYGSVNGGMELLTGIPMSQLGCHRCHPGTYANGSAVDPATYQPGCNDCHNFVQGTAVADQICLKCHSRQGTERNLGYQDVHVQKGFQCTTCHTKKEMHGDGTAYASMLEPGATEVTCEKCHASLPSNTSHTLHLAKVQCTACHVKSVVSCYNCHIESYVEGGIRRHYGPQRDFIFLVNREGTGKVYPASFQTASYDGKTFLAIAPFTPHTVMREGRACAECHNNAAIQEYDQTGKITVTKWDTTQKKIISPTGVIPITSDWQQALQIDFLDYTGDPKVATTDPTKWVFLKSTADGQQMLYARPLTAEQLNKLRLAVGVEEKQNPLPNDFRLMQNFPNPFNPATTIEFHLPSPTVVTLKIYNLLGSEVKALLSNERLDAGVYRFSVGTEELTSGVYFYQLITPAFTQVRKMTVLR; this is encoded by the coding sequence TTGCACGGCACGCGGCAGGGCAAGTTTACCTGGTATGGCAGCGTCAACGGCGGGATGGAGCTGCTGACCGGCATTCCCATGTCACAACTCGGATGCCACAGATGCCACCCCGGAACTTATGCCAACGGCAGTGCCGTCGATCCCGCCACGTATCAACCTGGTTGCAACGATTGCCACAATTTTGTTCAGGGCACGGCGGTCGCCGACCAAATCTGTCTCAAGTGCCACAGTCGCCAAGGCACGGAAAGAAATCTCGGTTATCAGGATGTGCATGTACAGAAGGGGTTTCAGTGCACCACTTGCCATACCAAGAAGGAAATGCACGGCGACGGAACCGCCTATGCTTCGATGCTTGAGCCTGGCGCCACAGAAGTGACGTGTGAAAAGTGCCATGCCAGTTTGCCGAGCAATACTTCGCACACCTTGCATCTCGCGAAAGTGCAATGCACCGCGTGCCACGTCAAGTCAGTGGTTTCCTGCTACAACTGCCATATTGAAAGTTATGTCGAGGGCGGCATCCGGCGCCATTATGGTCCGCAGCGTGATTTTATTTTTCTGGTGAATCGCGAGGGAACCGGCAAAGTTTACCCGGCAAGCTTTCAGACCGCATCTTATGATGGTAAAACGTTTCTGGCGATTGCTCCGTTCACACCGCATACTGTCATGAGGGAAGGGCGTGCCTGTGCCGAGTGTCACAACAACGCTGCAATACAAGAGTACGATCAAACCGGAAAAATCACGGTGACAAAGTGGGACACCACCCAGAAGAAGATCATTAGCCCCACAGGAGTTATTCCGATTACCTCAGACTGGCAACAAGCGCTGCAGATTGATTTTCTCGATTATACCGGCGATCCCAAGGTCGCAACGACGGACCCGACAAAATGGGTTTTTCTGAAATCAACAGCGGATGGCCAGCAAATGCTGTATGCCCGGCCCTTGACTGCTGAACAGTTGAACAAGCTGCGCTTGGCAGTGGGCGTGGAGGAGAAGCAGAATCCGCTTCCCAATGATTTCAGGTTAATGCAAAATTTTCCTAATCCCTTCAATCCGGCGACGACGATTGAATTTCATTTGCCCAGCCCGACGGTCGTCACGTTGAAGATCTACAACCTCCTGGGAAGTGAAGTGAAGGCTCTGTTGTCGAATGAAAGGCTGGACGCTGGCGTCTACCGCTTTTCGGTTGGAACGGAGGAACTGACCAGCGGAGTCTATTTCTATCAGCTCATCACGCCGGCCTTTACGCAAGTGCGGAAGATGACGGTGCTCAGATAG
- a CDS encoding radical SAM protein, which produces MLAFGPIPSRRLGRSLGINNIPPKICSYSCVYCQVGCTLKMQVARQAFYRPEGLLDEVKKKIAEVRKAGEFIDYLTFVPDGEPALDINLGREIDLLKAFGFKIAVITNASLIWQDEVRNDLMKADWVSLKVDAVNEEVWRQVNRPHRSLQLSSILEGMIKFARIYKGELTTETMLVKGLNDSPKHAEQIADFLAQLKPDKAYLSIPIRPPAEKWVRPPDEEIINVFYQVFDKKVKSVEYLIGAEGNAFAATGNVAEDLLSITAVHPMREEAVREFLARAQVDASLVQELLARGLLCVTEYEKVRFYLRKLPERRNNRMSM; this is translated from the coding sequence GGGAATCAACAATATTCCTCCCAAGATCTGCAGCTATTCTTGCGTGTATTGCCAGGTGGGCTGCACCTTGAAGATGCAGGTTGCGCGACAGGCATTTTATCGGCCGGAGGGATTACTGGACGAGGTCAAGAAGAAAATAGCCGAGGTCCGAAAAGCCGGAGAGTTCATCGATTACCTGACGTTCGTGCCGGACGGCGAGCCGGCACTGGACATCAATCTTGGTCGTGAAATCGATTTGCTCAAGGCGTTCGGGTTCAAAATTGCCGTGATCACCAACGCCTCCCTGATCTGGCAGGACGAGGTTAGAAATGATTTGATGAAAGCGGATTGGGTTTCTTTGAAAGTGGATGCCGTCAATGAAGAAGTTTGGCGCCAGGTCAACCGGCCCCATCGTTCTTTGCAATTGTCTTCAATCTTGGAGGGAATGATAAAGTTTGCGAGAATTTACAAGGGTGAGCTTACCACCGAAACCATGCTGGTCAAAGGCCTCAATGACAGCCCCAAGCACGCCGAGCAAATAGCCGATTTCCTGGCTCAACTCAAACCCGACAAGGCCTATCTTTCGATTCCAATCCGACCGCCGGCGGAAAAATGGGTGCGGCCGCCCGATGAAGAAATCATCAATGTGTTCTATCAGGTTTTCGACAAAAAAGTCAAAAGCGTGGAATATTTAATCGGTGCGGAGGGAAATGCGTTTGCTGCAACCGGCAATGTTGCCGAGGATTTATTGAGCATCACCGCCGTGCATCCCATGCGTGAGGAAGCCGTGAGAGAATTCTTGGCGCGCGCCCAGGTGGATGCGTCCCTCGTTCAAGAGTTGCTTGCGCGCGGATTGCTGTGCGTGACGGAATATGAGAAGGTGAGGTTTTACCTCAGGAAGTTACCTGAGCGGCGCAATAATCGGATGTCGATGTGA